One Mangifera indica cultivar Alphonso chromosome 4, CATAS_Mindica_2.1, whole genome shotgun sequence genomic region harbors:
- the LOC123212807 gene encoding glycerol-3-phosphate acyltransferase 9-like has translation MTSPGELRSSSSELDLDRPNIEDYLPSGSSIHEPHGKLSLRDLLDISPTLTEAAGAIVDDSFTRCFKSIPPEPWNWNIYLFPLWCCGVVIRYFILFPVRVIVLTIGWIIFLSSFIPVHFLLKGHDKLRRKLERCLVELICSFFVASWTGVVKYHGPRPSMRPKQVFVANHTSMIDFIILEQMTAFAVIMQKHPGWVGLLQSTILESVGCIWFNRSETKDREIVAKKLRDHVQRADSNPLLIFPEGTCVNNHYSVMFKKGAFELGCTVCPVAIKYNKIFVDAFWNSRKQSFTMHLLQLMTSWAVVCDVWYLEPQTLKPGETPIEFAERVRDFISVRAGLKKVPWDGYLKYSSPSPKHREQKQQSFAESVLRRLEEK, from the exons ATGACTAGTCCAGGCGAGCTCAGATCCTCCAGCTCCGAACTTGACCTGGATCGGCCCAATATAGAGGACTATCTTCCTTCTGGATCCTCCATCCACGAGCCTCATGGCAAGCTCTCTCT GCGAGATTTGCTTGACATTTCGCCTACACTCACAGAGGCTGCTGGCGCCATTGTAGAT GACTCCTTTACGCGATGTTTCAAGTCGATTCCTCCAGAACCTTGGAACTGGAATATATACTTGTTTCCTCTGTGGTGTTGTGGTGTGGTCATTCgatatttcattctttttcctGTCAG GGTCATAGTATTGACAATAGGATGGATAATTTTTCTCTCATCCTTCATTCCGGTGCATTTTCTGCTGAAAGGACATGATAAGTTGAGGAGGAAGCTAGAG AGGTGTTTGGTAGAGTTAATATGCAGCTTCTTTGTTGCATCATGGACTGGGGTTGTCAAGTACCATGGGCCTAGGCCTAGCATGCGGCCTAAGCAG GTTTTTGTGGCCAATCACACTTCCATGATTGATTTCATCATCTTAGAGCAGATGACTGCATTTGCTGTTATTATGCAGAAGCACCCTGGATGGGTTG GATTGTTGCAAAGCACTATACTGGAGAGCGTAGGATGTATATGGTTTAATCGTTCAGAAACGAAGGATCGTGAAATTGTAGCTAAGAA GTTAAGAGACCATGTTCAGCGAGCTGACAGTAACCCCCTTCTTATATTTCCTGAAGGAACTTGTGTAAATAACCACTATTCTGTTATGTTCAAGAAG GGCGCTTTTGAACTTGGCTGCACTGTTTGCCCTGTTGCAATCAAGTAcaacaaaatttttgttgatgCTTTCTGGAACAGTCGAAA GCAGTCATTTACAATGCATCTGCTTCAGCTGATGACATCCTGGGCCGTCGTTTGTGATGTATGGTACTTGGAACCCCAGACTCTAAAGCCGGGAGAGACTCCTATTGAATTTGCAGAGAG GGTCAGGGACTTTATATCTGTTCGAGCAGGTCTAAAAAAGGTTCCTTGGGATGGATATTTGAAGTATTCTAGCCCTAGCCCCAAACACCGGGAGCAAAA GCAGCAAAGCTTTGCCGAATCAGTACTCCGGCGGCTGGAAGAGAAGTGA